The genomic stretch TAGATAGCAACTCACAATCTCTCGGGCTTTGATTTCGATGCCGCGGAGGCAGCTGTCGTTGTTGCGGTTTCCGACATTGTCAGGCGCACCTCAGTTGAATCCAGTGAGGTATTATATGCACTAGAAAAAAGTACGACAGGTTTGTAAGATTGACTAGCCGCTAGGAAAACTGAAGcggaaaaaaaagttggtTGATAAATTTTGGGGAGCCGCTTTAAGATGAGCACAATATTGACAGACCGCCTTCGGAGTTGGGCTTGCGGCAACTACACTAAACTCGAATAGGTAATCTGAGGAATCTTAGTTGAAGTTCCAAATTGTGCTCCGAATTTCAATCCAGTTCATACGCTTGAGCAACAATCAACGCGGCCTCCCCTTCCTTTATCCTACAGCAGTTTCCATTGATCGTCGTACCACTGGCCGCTGAGCCAGTGTGTTGCAACACAATGGTTTCCTCCTTTTGCTGGGGCTGCCTGACGCGGCTTCGTCCGACACCTCGAGCCGTTTTACCTCCGACGGTAGCAGCACCAAGAGCAGCAGCATTCCACACATCGACGGTGCGTTATGCATTgccaacaaagaagaaaaacagctTGGATGGCCCTCCCAAGTATCGTCAGGCCAAATCCGCcagaatgaagaagaagaagccggtTGAAAGGGCGCGTCCACCTCCTGTCGGAGAGCGGAAAGCGCTGCGGAAACGTATCGTTCTCAGCAATCCCAACGCCCTTGAAGTCGAGGGTATGCAGGACTTCACATCAGAGACTATGGTCGATGCGCGCCTCCGGGGATCTATTCTCGGCCTTCCTGTACCGATGCTCACTCAGCTGAGGGCGGTTGAGGCTTTCAAGCCTAAACAGGGCTGGTCGATATTCCGCCGGCCTGGCACAGTGGTGAGACGGGAGACACTGGAATTGGGCAGACTGATTGACTCTATCTCTAATGAGGGTCAAGACAAGGGAAGGTctgtcaagaagatcgtcaCTGGTGTCAGAGGGTCAGGAAAAACTGTTCACTTGCTGCAAGCTATGGCCATGGCTTTCACCAAGCAGTGGGTTGTGTTTACTGTTCCAGAGCGTAAGTAGATATCATCTATATGCGTCTCCTTCTAGTCTTCCTAACATGTCCTTTAGCCCAGGATCTAGTGATTGCGCATACTGGTTACGCTCCTCTCTCTGATGAAACCCCAAACCTGTATGTTCAGAATGAGGCGACTGCTACATTGTTGTCTCGCACAGTGGTCGCCAATGAGCAGGTTTTGAAGACCCTACACGTCTCCCGGGAGCATGCTGCCCTCAAGTCTTCCGTTAAAGCTGGAATGACTCTAGAGGAGCTTGCCAAACTTGGAATCCAGGACCCCGCCATTGCCTGGACCGTCTTCCAAGCATTGTGGGCTGAGCTTACTGCAACCTCCGCTGCTTCTGGATTTGACAAGAACTTCAAGCCTCGGCCGCCTATGCTTGTAACTGTTGACGGCCTCGCCCATTGGATGAAGAACAGCGAATACCGCTCTGTCGAATTTGAACCCATCCATGCTCACGACCTTGTGTTCGTGCGGCACTTCCTCGGGCTATTGAAGCCTGGTACCGGAAAGCCTGCCCTTCCAAATGGTGGTCTCTTGCTCTACTCCACTTCCGCTTCCAATAACCCAACGATCTACAGTTTCGAGGTTGCACTCAAGCAAATCGCTGCTCGCCAGGCTGGCCTGAATGCTTCGGCACCTGAATTTCCTCAAGCAGATCCATACAGCGGAGCTGACAAGCGTGTTATTGATGCCTTTGACTCTTCGAAGCCAACTGTCGCCAAAGAAGGCATGCTAGAGCTCCAGACACTTGGTGGCCTCACCCGGGACGAAGCTCGGGGCTTCATGGAATACTTTGCTCGCAGTGGCCTTCTGcgggagaagatcaacgacGAATGGGTTGGTGAGAAGTGGAGCTTGgccggtggtggtgtgaTTGGTGAATTAGAGAAGTTGGGAAGACGACTGAGAGTGACCGATTAGATATGGAATTgcttctctcctttcaaGCATCTTCTAGATTCCCGTTATGCTGTCTCACGTGTACCCTTTATCCCGCCGTATCCTTTCCACATGCAGCGCTATTGGATGGACTCGGCTTTCCTGTTAAATTATATGTATTTTACTAGTTATACTGGGTTTTGCGTTTTTGTATGCATATAATGGAAtttgaaaatatatatctcacGTCTCTCCCAGTTCAAGTATGCGGGCAGATCCAGAAAAGGGGACTGTCATATTAAACACTGAATAACAAACAATAGTTTGCCTAAACATAAACCGGTGGGGAACCCCGGAGATAGCGTCAGGCGCAGTCGGAGATCAAATGATACCTAAAATAAACTGTTCGATTAATCACCTAGGcacagccttcttctcttcccctgcTGCTCTTTTCTCTATACTTAATTTAACCTCACAGCAACACGACTCTTCA from Aspergillus oryzae RIB40 DNA, chromosome 1 encodes the following:
- a CDS encoding mitochondrial 37S ribosomal protein mS29 (predicted protein): MVSSFCWGCLTRLRPTPRAVLPPTVAAPRAAAFHTSTVRYALPTKKKNSLDGPPKYRQAKSARMKKKKPVERARPPPVGERKALRKRIVLSNPNALEVEGMQDFTSETMVDARLRGSILGLPVPMLTQLRAVEAFKPKQGWSIFRRPGTVVRRETLELGRLIDSISNEGQDKGRSVKKIVTGVRGSGKTVHLLQAMAMAFTKQWVVFTVPEPQDLVIAHTGYAPLSDETPNLYVQNEATATLLSRTVVANEQVLKTLHVSREHAALKSSVKAGMTLEELAKLGIQDPAIAWTVFQALWAELTATSAASGFDKNFKPRPPMLVTVDGLAHWMKNSEYRSVEFEPIHAHDLVFVRHFLGLLKPGTGKPALPNGGLLLYSTSASNNPTIYSFEVALKQIAARQAGLNASAPEFPQADPYSGADKRVIDAFDSSKPTVAKEGMLELQTLGGLTRDEARGFMEYFARSGLLREKINDEWVGEKWSLAGGGVIGELEKLGRRLRVTD